The Haloarchaeobius amylolyticus genome window below encodes:
- a CDS encoding VanZ family protein: MEPRRTPEPRRWLVPLVWAGVVLLASVVDPGGGGAASGGSTASSLLASDKLLHGIGYGILAVLAARAVDSRELAAALLVVLTVALFGFGVEVVQWPLPYRAFSLADAAVNALGAVVGVAAWAGYARVLADPSS, encoded by the coding sequence ATGGAACCTCGGCGGACCCCGGAGCCGAGACGCTGGCTCGTCCCCCTCGTCTGGGCCGGCGTCGTGCTGCTCGCGTCGGTCGTCGACCCCGGCGGTGGCGGGGCGGCGTCGGGAGGGAGCACCGCCAGCAGCCTCCTCGCCTCCGACAAGCTCCTTCACGGCATCGGGTACGGAATCCTCGCTGTCCTCGCGGCCCGGGCGGTCGATTCCAGGGAGCTGGCCGCGGCACTCCTCGTCGTCCTGACGGTGGCCCTGTTCGGCTTCGGCGTCGAGGTCGTCCAGTGGCCGCTCCCGTACCGGGCGTTCAGCCTCGCCGACGCCGCGGTGAACGCGCTGGGCGCGGTGGTCGGGGTCGCGGCGTGGGCTGGCTACGCTCGGGTGCTCGCCGACCCGTCGTCCTG